From Meleagris gallopavo isolate NT-WF06-2002-E0010 breed Aviagen turkey brand Nicholas breeding stock unplaced genomic scaffold, Turkey_5.1 ChrUn_random_7180001952809, whole genome shotgun sequence:
GAAGGAAAATGTGGGATTATNNNNNNNNNNNNNNNNNNNNGACCTCTTGGCCATGATGGAGTATCGATCGACGGGGGCCCCGAGGGCGGCGTTGATGCTCCTGACGGTGTTGATGTTCCGGAAGACGAGGAGCATCGGCCTCGGCAGCGCCCTCAGCACCTCCATCACCTCCCCGAAGCGCTGAGCCGCCATCTCGCGCATGTACGCCGTCTCTTCCCGCGTCAGGACGTTGCCCAGGGACAGCTGACCCCCCCGTAGGGGGCGCTGCATCAGGATCTCGCAGAACAGGAAGTAATCTGGGGGGAGAAGAGCGGGAGGGTGGGGGGAAAGGAGGGATTATGGGGCACTGCAGTGAAACTATGgggcagaagagagagaaaacaggtcACAAGAGCGGGattatgaaggaaaaatgtggGATTATGGGTGCCAGAAGTGGGATTATGGGTCAATTGTGTGGGATTATGGGTCACT
This genomic window contains:
- the LOC104916990 gene encoding uncharacterized aarF domain-containing protein kinase 5-like produces the protein MRSHSAALGVKDYFLFCEILMQRPLRGGQLSLGNVLTREETAYMREMAAQRFGEVMEVLRALPRPMLLVFRNINTVRSINAALGAPVDRYSIMAK